TCGTGGAAGGCGAGGCGTGTGTATAGGGGAGCGAAGATCTCTGCGGCCAGTATGGCAACGCCCAGGATCGCCGCGACGCCATTCAGCACGATCAGCAGCGCGCGATCGGCTCCCGCCTCGTCGCCCTTTTGCCGATAGCGATTGAGGATGGTGATGAGCGAGATGGAAGCGACGCCGCCCACCAGAAAATAGCTGAGCATATCCGGCAATTGAAAGGCCGCATTGTAAGCGTCGGTCGCCGGGCTGGCTCCGAAAGTAACGTTGATGTATGCCGTGCGGACCAGGCCGAGTAGGCCCGACAGCAGGGTCGACGCCATCGTAATCAGTGTCGCGGAGAATGCGGTCTGGGTCTGCGACATGCGCAGCCACGCAAACCTGCCCGGATTACTCACCCATGCCAAACTCTAACTCTCCTGACCTATCCGGTGTAAACCTCCATTCTATCGGGCAGGGTCTGTGAAATCTGCGAGACTAGCGTGAGTGCCATGGAAAACCATCGTCTCCGGGTCTTTCGAGAAGTGGTCGAGCGGATGAGCTTTCGCAAAGCGGCGGAGGTGCTGCACCTCAGCCAGCCAGCGGTAAGCCAACAGATTCGCGCGCTTGAAGAGGAGTGCGGTGCGAGGCTGTTTGAGCGCGACGGCAACCAGATTGCCGTGACCGCTGCGGGCCGCGTTCTGCATGGATACGCGCTCTCTGCCGCCGCCCTGGTTGAAGAAGCGAAGACCGCGCTGGGAGCCTTGAATCATGTCGTCAGTGGCCAGCTTCGCGTCGGTGCGTCGACCACGATCGCCCAGTACATCCTGCCGCGCGTGCTGGGAGCGTTCCATCGTCAGCACCCACAGGTGCAGCTTTCGGTTTTGAGCGGAAACACCGAGGAGATCGTAGAGGCAGTCGTCGCGGAAGGCGTGGCGCTTGGTTTGATCGAAGGGCCGGCGATGAGGCGAGGACTTCGCGTGGAACCGCTGATGCGTGATCGCATGGTCTTGATTGCGAGCGGCAAAGGGCGGTCAGCAGAGGCCCAGTCGTCGATCTCCATCGAAGAACTAGCACGCCT
This Granulicella aggregans DNA region includes the following protein-coding sequences:
- a CDS encoding LysR family transcriptional regulator, with the protein product MENHRLRVFREVVERMSFRKAAEVLHLSQPAVSQQIRALEEECGARLFERDGNQIAVTAAGRVLHGYALSAAALVEEAKTALGALNHVVSGQLRVGASTTIAQYILPRVLGAFHRQHPQVQLSVLSGNTEEIVEAVVAEGVALGLIEGPAMRRGLRVEPLMRDRMVLIASGKGRSAEAQSSISIEELARLPLLMRERGSGSRRVVERALKQAGVAVNLLRAGMELDSTEAILSGVEAGLGVGFVSESAIGKELRLGTVRIVNLQGVVIERDFSLIYRAGQEPVGAAAAFRRFAAFDLRS